GTCTTCGCACCAGCTCTCAATCGACTTGTCATCGATGTGTTCGTGCAATTTTCGCCAGTAGGGATTGTGAATTCGCTGACTCCACATTTTTTCCACGATGGTCGCCATCGCTGAGTTCTGCGTCGCCAGGGCTACCTGGACATGAAATTTAAGATCCCACTCAGAATCACGAAAGCGGTCTTCCTGACGGGCATTTTCCTGAATTTCCATTAGCTGAACGATGTCTTGCCGCGTCACCTGGGTGGCGGCGAATTCCGCGATATTGCTTTCTATTAACTGGCGGGCCTGCAATAACTCAAACGGCCCGGCGGTCAGAAAGTCAGCATCGCTGCTGTTCACTGCCAGCAGGTGACGTTGCTGGTTGGAAATCACATGGATGCCCGAACCTTTGCGCACCTCCACGTAACCTTCCACTTCCAGCATGATGATAGCCTCGCGTACCACGGTACGGCTGACGTTCATCTCTTCGGAAATATTGCGTTCGGCCGGTAACTTATCACCCACCGGATAAACGCCGCCCTCAATACGTTGTTTCAATTCTGCGGCTAACTGTTGGTAGAGTCGCCTGGATTCTGTCAGTGCCATGATGCCTGCTCTTAAGATAATGGACGCTCCCTAAGGCCATGTGCGTCACTACAACTATCTCGTTAGATTATCTTGTTAAAATGTAGATGGTATCTCTGGAATAGAGTTGTTATACCACTTGCGGTACGCCGTAACCCACATGTCTGTCACAGTTAACAGTTTTCAGCCCGGAATCCCCGCTTACTGATAGGCAGGCGTTGTGAGTAATGGATACGAGTGCGCCATCTGACGGCCATTATCAGGATAGAAGCCTGGCTGCGCCATGTCACCGTCTTCCTGCACGGTATGATGATTTTGGGTATAACAACCGGGAGAATGTGTTCATCCAGTATCTCATGATACCGGATGAACAGGGTGAAGCAGAAATTTGTCTTATCAGGGTACGCAAATGTGCACCCTTGTCACCGACA
This sequence is a window from Dickeya aquatica. Protein-coding genes within it:
- the exuR gene encoding transcriptional regulator ExuR produces the protein MALTESRRLYQQLAAELKQRIEGGVYPVGDKLPAERNISEEMNVSRTVVREAIIMLEVEGYVEVRKGSGIHVISNQQRHLLAVNSSDADFLTAGPFELLQARQLIESNIAEFAATQVTRQDIVQLMEIQENARQEDRFRDSEWDLKFHVQVALATQNSAMATIVEKMWSQRIHNPYWRKLHEHIDDKSIESWCEDHDQILKALIRKDPYAAKLAMWQHLENTKQMLFRATTDDFEFNVDRYMFAENPVVHLDHLANSKS